CCGATCGGGTATCAGACGGTGTATGAATCCTATTTTCAGGGAGATACTCGATGTTGGTTTCCCATTCCTCGACTGATCACAGCATACGCTAGGCGCCGAGATATCGCGATCAGTCAACTCCTGAATGGCTCGCTGCGATTAGCAGTTACTTTGTCGATTTTGGCGGAGCAGATCGACATGCCGATGAGCGTTAGGTCGTTTGAAGAGATGACCTCGATAACTGACATGAAAGACGGCACCTACTCGGTGAAGATGCGACCGAACTGCAACGTGTGCGCCGGTCATCCGAACAAGACGCAGAACTGGCAGCGTTCTTACTTCTTCCTCAGATCTGACAGCTCGGCCTTCGAGGAACCTCCACAAAACGATTGTCGAGTTCTTTGGAACCGTTCTTGCGGTAGAATATTCTGTCGCAAACCGTAAGCGACTTATTGATTCTAATCGTGTCTCCTTTTTCGCTTTGTATGCAGTTGGCCATCCTACCTCCCCGATCTATCCTGAAGATTTTTTGAAGAGTGTTCGTGCCGTATCTCTGCTTCGAACCTATCGTTGGTCGGAGATCACCGTTAAGAAGATCCGTGAGCTTAAAGATCGAATCGCGCGAAGTACGTTCTCTCGCAGCTCTGAGTTATATTCTTTTAGTCGCGATTTTCACTCGTTGCGCCCTGACCTCTCTGCCTTCTGTTTTTAGGAGAGTGGAGATCTGATCTTCCGGTCGTTCTTCCTATTCGTACCAAACGACTAGATATCTTCCCGAAGGACATCcaaaaacaaatttccgaggcaAAGAGGATGGGAACTCTTCCTGATTTGAGTGCGATACTGTCTGCCCAGCTGGGGTTGATCGGTGGGGGAGGATCGTCAGTAGCGGTTCCTCGCGCTGACGCGATTCCCCCTTCTAATACCCGCGACGCAGGGAAGGGTAAAAAAAGGAAGAGGGGTGGCTCGGGAACCGAAAGGAGTGCCGAGGGAACGAGCGGCGTTCCTCCTTCAGGTGAACTccaaacgaagaagaagagaaagaggacAGAGAAGAAGTCTGCTGTCGAGGGATCAGGGAATCTCGAGGGACCGACCGAAACTGAGGGGGAGAACGTCCAGGAAGAAGAACTTCGTCCCGAGGAAGAGGTTCCCGCAGATAGGGCCCTTGGAGAAGAAGGCGACGAGGAAGAAGCCGTCGACGGACAAGAGTCTGAGACTTCTCTTGAAGATGCGGGCTCAGACAACCTCGCAGAGGAATCTGAGGGGTCGCCACTTCTGATAAGAGGGCGCGGCGATGAAGCTGATGGCGAGGAGCAACTTCCTGCTCCGATGTCTCCTCACGCAGAGGTTCCAGCCCGTCCCAATATCGGGGCCGTCCAGACTGGTACCTCTTCTCGCGGTGACGCCATTTTGAGGAGGGTGCCCGGAGTCAGCTTTCCCGACAGAGTTGACTTTCACTACGAGGGGCCGGCTCCGCTGGCGTATGTTCCGGAAAAATGCGGGGAGCTCCTTCGTCAGTTTAGAGGAAGGGCGAAACCTTTGCCCGCTGTGGAGGATCTCGTCTTCGGGGGCGAGTACGAGGAGGCTGCAAGGGCCAAGCTGTTGGTGAGTAATTTGACTtccttttgtctttttcttcccTTGTTCCTCTAGTGCCATTTCTTTACGGTTTTCGTTGCTTCGCATCTCGTAGGGGGATAGCGCAATGAACATCGTGGTCGACAAATATGATACTGCGCTGAAGGGGGCTTTGAACGAGCTCGAGCAGGCCAAGAGGGAGCATGCGGAGAAAGAAGAGGCTTCTGCTCGTCAGCTAAGTGCATCGAAGGCCAACGTCGAGAGACTTAACGGGATGGTCACTCGCGCAATTGCTCGAAGGGATGAGCTCAAAGCCGATTTGGCGGCCTCTCGTGGAGTCATCCATGAGTTAGAGCAGAAGAATGCGGAGCTCGAAGGTGAGAAGGCTTCGCTCGCTGCCTCTCATGAAAGAGAGATGAAGCGTCTTAGGGATTCCAGAATCCTAGAGGTCACGAAGGAAAGGGGGAGAGTCGAGGCCGAGATGGCTGCGAAAGCTAACCGTCGCTTTGCGAGGATCCGTTCCCGAGAAGAACAGCGGGATGCCTATGATAAAGCTAGGTTACTCCATAGCCAAGCCTTTGGGACCAGGAAATGTCTTGAATCCTTAAGGAGGGTTGGGAGCGACATCTCGCAATCTGTTATCGAGATATTCGCAGAGCAGGAGAGGAAATACGAACAAGAGGCCGAGAAACTCAAAGTGGGCGAGATACCTGCGGAAGATCTCATACTCTCTCCTCTTGTGTTGGACTCTCAGTTCGTGGATGCTCGAATCTTGGCGAGTCTTGATCCATATGGGTCTAACGCTGGCTTAATCGACCCTGAGACTGCGCTGACTCTTCACACTCCTCTTACGCATCCGACTGAAGAACAGCACGCAGACCCCCCCTCCCACGTCGAGGGTCCTTCGACTGCGTTTGAGGGAGAGACGCCTAACCGAGGGAACCTTGTTGCTGAAGATAATGCTCCTTTGCTCGTACTTTCGGACACTTCGGCTGAAGGATCCCGTCGAGGCAATGAAGGAGAGAATGTGGGGATGCTTGAAGAGGTCCCGAGATCAGATGAGATGCACGTCTCTCCGGTTGCTCGCGAGTCGAGTGTTAGGGCTTCAGAACTTTCTGCCCTCAATGACCGTGAGAGCGATCGAGAGGGTTAACGTCTTTTGtgtgttgttttcttttgagtcCCGGAggacttttgttgttgtttttattttgaaccTTTGCCCTCGAGGCTTTTGTTTTGCTGTTTTCTCGCTATCTCGAACTCTTTTGGTGATTTAGACTGATTTACTTTAGATTTGTCTATCGAAATCGTGATTTCTCAAGATTTGAAGTGACTCTGCTCGTTCGGTGTAAATATTGTTCGAGATGtcgaatcattataattttaaacttgtTATGACTTTGTCTCGGTTGACCTCTTTGAGTCGCGACCGTTTGCCATTTTTAAGCTTAAATCGTTAATTAAGAGTTTTCGACTTTGACGGTTCCGCGTCGATCCCGATGTAATTTTCAAGCGTTTGGTTGGCCAGACCTTACTTAGTTAAATTATAGGATGAATCGGAGT
This genomic stretch from Brassica napus cultivar Da-Ae chromosome C9, Da-Ae, whole genome shotgun sequence harbors:
- the LOC111199897 gene encoding meiosis-specific protein ASY2-like translates to MSSGPRLSRQQKGKGVAATLSPTRNPDGDRVDDPEVIHRAAMMDTVNLSRSQRLLVADAARLAREGSESVVARDAMECSRDGQSGAMPVDSVTPSTPPAGGGLSEGDDSEAELLPTTFYPEGIFEELPQLHPDLLRPAFLAGQDWEGVEKTKSTLGSVKRVLRAAGAVGVTFLVPTEEQRPWSPPIGYQTVYESYFQGDTRCWFPIPRLITAYARRRDIAISQLLNGSLRLAVTLSILAEQIDMPMSVRCDRTATCAPVIRTRRRTGSVLTSSSDLTARPSRNLHKTIVEFFGTVLAVEYSVANRKRLIDSNRVSFFALYAVGHPTSPIYPEDFLKSVRAVSLLRTYRWSEITVKKIRELKDRIARREWRSDLPVVLPIRTKRLDIFPKDIQKQISEAKRMGTLPDLSAILSAQLGLIGGGGSSVAVPRADAIPPSNTRDAGKGKKRKRGGSGTERSAEGTSGVPPSGELQTKKKRKRTEKKSAVEGSGNLEGPTETEGENVQEEELRPEEEVPADRALGEEGDEEEAVDGQESETSLEDAGSDNLAEESEGSPLLIRGRGDEADGEEQLPAPMSPHAEVPARPNIGAVQTGTSSRGDAILRRVPGVSFPDRVDFHYEGPAPLAYVPEKCGELLRQFRGRAKPLPAVEDLVFGGEYEEAARAKLLGDSAMNIVVDKYDTALKGALNELEQAKREHAEKEEASARQLSASKANVERLNGMVTRAIARRDELKADLAASRGVIHELEQKNAELEGEKASLAASHEREMKRLRDSRILEVTKERGRVEAEMAAKANRRFARIRSREEQRDAYDKARLLHSQAFGTRKCLESLRRVGSDISQSVIEIFAEQERKYEQEAEKLKVGEIPAEDLILSPLVLDSQFVDARILASLDPYGSNAGLIDPETALTLHTPLTHPTEEQHADPPSHVEGPSTAFEGETPNRGNLVAEDNAPLLVLSDTSAEGSRRGNEGENVGMLEEVPRSDEMHVSPVARESSVRASELSALNDRESDREG